A genomic region of Mus musculus strain C57BL/6J chromosome 7, GRCm38.p6 C57BL/6J contains the following coding sequences:
- the Olfr503 gene encoding olfactory receptor 503, which produces MVMSARNNPDLTPASFVLNGIPGLEHMHIWISFPFCSMYAVAMMGNCGLLYLIFFEDSLHRPMYYFLAMLSLTDLVMCSSTIPKALCIFWFHLKEIGFDDCLVQMFFIHTFMGMESGVLMLMALDHYVAICYPLHYSTILTNPIIAKIGLATFLRGVLLIIPFIFLSKCLPYFRGNIINHTYCDHMSVAKLPCGNVKVNAIYGLMVALLIGGFDILCITISYIMILRAVVSLSSADARQKAFSTCTAHICAIVFSYSPTFLSFFSHHFGGHTIPPSCHIIVANIYLLLPPTMNPVVYGVKTKQIQDCVIRIFSESKDSKAHGI; this is translated from the coding sequence ATGGTCATGTCAGCGAGGAATAACCCAGATCTGACCCCAGCTTCCTTTGTTCTGAATGGGATCCCAGGCCTGGAACACATGCACATCTGGATCTCCTTCCCTTTCTGTTCCATGTATGCAGTGGCTATGATGGGGAACTGTGGACTCCTCTATCTCATCTTCTTTGAGGATTCCTTACACAGACCCATGTACTACTTTTTAGCAATGCTTTCTCTAACAGACCTTGTCATGTGCTCTAGTACAATCCCCAAAGCCCTGTGCATCTTCTGGTTTCATCTCAAAGAAATTGGATTTGACGACTGTCTTGTACAGATGTTCTTCATCCATACCTTCATGGGGATGGAGTCTGGAGTGCTCATGCTCATGGCTCTGGACCACTATGTAGCCATTTGCTACCCTCTGCATTACTCCACCATTCTCACCAATCCTATCATTGCCAAGATTGGGTTAGCCACCTTCCTGAGGGGCGTTCTGCTAATTATTCCATTCATATTTCTCTCCAAGTGCCTACCCTACTTTCGAGGCAATATAATAAACCATACCTACTGTGACCACATGTCTGTAGCCAAGTTGCCCTGTGGCAATGTCAAGGTGAATGCCATTTATGGTCTAATGGTTGCTCTCTTGATTGGGGGTTTTGACATCCTGTGTATCACAATCTCCTATATCATGATTCTGAGGGCAGTGGTCAGCTTATCATCAGCAGATGCTAGGCAGAAGGCCTTCAGCACCTGCACTGCCCACATCTGTGCCATTGTTTTCTCCTATAGCCCAACCTTCTTGTCCTTCTTTTCCCACCACTTTGGGGGGCACACAATCCCTCCATCTTGCCACATCATTGTGGCTAATATTtatctgcttttgcctcccactATGAACCCTGTTGTCTATGGAGTGAAAACCAAACAGATACAAGACTGTGTCATAAGGATTTTTTCAGAGTCTAAGGATTCCAAAGCTCACGGTATATAA